The Magnolia sinica isolate HGM2019 chromosome 10, MsV1, whole genome shotgun sequence genome includes a window with the following:
- the LOC131217331 gene encoding polyphenol oxidase, chloroplastic-like, producing MDIQNMFIGLGGGLYGTTLGLIHDQKADAEPIGPPDLSKCNSSIDGDALYPCCPPYAFGVLKPEEIPDYQIPSFTTLRQRKPARKMSVNEVIKLVLAFSKMKDLGVADPWSFVQQANIHCAFCNGAYDQVGFDKVSLDRCNNVQLQVHSSSFCRGTDGTSTSSRGS from the coding sequence ATGGACATTCAAAACATGTTCATCGGTTTAGGCGGGGGGCTGTATGGAACGACTCTGGGCCTCATTCATGATCAAAAGGCCGACGCGGAGCCAATAGGCCCCCCAGATCTATCCAAGTGCAACTCTTCCATCGATGGTGACGCGCTTTATCCCTGCTGCCCGCCTTACGCTTTCGGTGTACTGAAACCAGAAGAGATTCCAGACTATCAAATCCCCTCATTTACCACCCTCCGGCAGAGAAAACCAGCCCGTAAAATGTCTGtcaatgaggtgatcaaattggtGTTGGCTTTCTCCAAGATGAAGGATCTTGGGGTAGCCGACCCATGGAGCTTCGTGCAGCAGGCGAATATACACTGCGCTTTCTGCAACGGGGCCTACGACCAGGTGGGGTTCGACAAGGTTTCCTTGGACAGATGCAATAACGTGCAATTGCAAGTCCACTCCAGCTCTTTTTGCCGTGGCACCGATGGTACATCTACTTCTTCGAGAGGATCTTAG